One window from the genome of Thermaerobacter marianensis DSM 12885 encodes:
- the trxA gene encoding thioredoxin, with protein sequence MAAGILDLTADRFDTEVLQSDKPVLVDFWAPWCGPCRMIAPIVEEIAQEYADRLKVTKLNVDDHGAIAGRYGVMSIPTLIVFKGGQPVTRIVGFRPKEELEQEILKAIG encoded by the coding sequence ATGGCAGCGGGCATTCTGGACCTTACCGCCGACCGGTTCGACACCGAGGTCCTCCAGTCCGACAAGCCGGTGCTGGTCGACTTCTGGGCGCCCTGGTGCGGGCCGTGCCGGATGATCGCGCCCATCGTCGAGGAGATCGCCCAGGAGTACGCCGACCGGCTCAAGGTCACGAAGCTCAACGTGGACGACCACGGCGCCATCGCCGGCCGGTACGGCGTGATGTCCATCCCGACGCTGATCGTCTTCAAGGGCGGCCAGCCCGTCACGCGCATCGTCGGGTTCCGGCCCAAGGAGGAGCTGGAGCAGGAGATCCTGAAGGCCATCGGCTGA
- a CDS encoding RrF2 family transcriptional regulator, with product MQLSTRGRYGVRAMFELARRYGQGPVPLREVAEAQQLPENYLEQLMAPLRKGGLVQSVRGAQGGYVLARSPRQITVADIVRLLDGPIGPETDQEATGTPSVADPVWEAVRQAITDVLEGTTLDDLVRQAEERQRRGYMFYI from the coding sequence ATGCAACTATCCACGCGGGGCCGTTACGGCGTGCGCGCGATGTTCGAACTGGCGCGCCGCTACGGCCAGGGTCCGGTACCGTTGCGGGAAGTGGCCGAAGCCCAGCAGCTGCCGGAGAACTATCTCGAACAGCTGATGGCGCCCCTGCGCAAGGGCGGCCTGGTGCAGAGCGTGCGCGGCGCCCAGGGCGGCTACGTGCTGGCCCGGAGCCCGCGGCAGATCACGGTGGCCGACATCGTCCGGTTGCTGGACGGGCCCATCGGCCCGGAGACGGATCAGGAGGCGACGGGGACCCCGTCGGTGGCCGATCCCGTCTGGGAGGCGGTGCGCCAGGCCATCACCGATGTGCTGGAAGGCACGACCCTGGACGATCTGGTCCGGCAGGCGGAGGAACGCCAGCGCCGGGGGTACATGTTCTACATTTGA
- the deoC gene encoding deoxyribose-phosphate aldolase encodes MTGVPQEGAAAVPALSRRQLAALIDHTLLKPDATPAQIEQLCREAVEHGFAAVCINPVYVPLAAELLAGAAPVVCTVIDFPLGAGAAADKARQAEAALAAGARELDVVQPIGLLKAGRHREVVAHLHGVVALARKAGALVKVILETGLLTPEEIDLACRLAVEAGAHFVKTSTGFGAGGATEEAVRRMRAAVGPDVGVKASGGIRDYATACRMVAAGANRIGASASLAILAGAPDEPA; translated from the coding sequence ATGACGGGTGTTCCCCAGGAGGGCGCCGCCGCAGTGCCGGCCCTCAGCCGCCGGCAGCTGGCGGCGCTGATCGACCACACCCTGCTCAAACCCGACGCCACCCCCGCGCAGATCGAGCAGTTGTGCCGCGAGGCGGTGGAGCACGGCTTCGCCGCGGTCTGCATCAACCCCGTCTACGTGCCCCTGGCGGCGGAACTGCTGGCCGGGGCGGCGCCGGTGGTCTGTACCGTCATCGACTTTCCCCTGGGGGCCGGGGCGGCGGCGGACAAGGCGCGCCAGGCCGAAGCGGCCCTGGCTGCCGGGGCGCGGGAGCTCGACGTGGTCCAGCCCATCGGCCTGTTGAAGGCGGGCCGCCACCGGGAGGTGGTCGCCCACCTGCATGGCGTGGTGGCCCTGGCCCGCAAGGCCGGCGCCCTGGTCAAGGTGATCCTCGAGACGGGCCTCCTCACGCCCGAGGAGATCGACCTGGCCTGCCGGCTGGCGGTGGAGGCCGGCGCCCACTTCGTCAAGACCTCCACCGGCTTCGGGGCCGGCGGCGCCACGGAAGAGGCGGTGCGGCGGATGCGGGCGGCGGTGGGACCCGACGTGGGCGTCAAGGCCTCGGGCGGCATCCGCGACTACGCGACGGCCTGCCGAATGGTGGCCGCGGGCGCGAACCGCATCGGGGCCAGCGCCAGCCTGGCCATCCTGGCCGGCGCGCCGGACGAACCGGCCTGA
- a CDS encoding thioesterase family protein, with product MPVKPGFVPGLRAEVEATVDAGMQAAFDGRVIHPLYSTWSLVHHLEHAARRVLEPYLEPHEEGVGYAVEVRHLAPTPVGARVRAVAVLEAVEGNRVVCRVEAYNDLEKIAEGRQVQVVLDRAAFRRRIAEVQQRLGTAAAGTPGQGRTSREAPGV from the coding sequence ATGCCGGTGAAACCCGGATTCGTTCCCGGCCTCCGCGCCGAGGTGGAGGCGACGGTCGACGCCGGCATGCAGGCGGCCTTCGACGGCCGGGTGATCCACCCCCTTTACTCCACCTGGTCGCTGGTTCACCATCTCGAACACGCCGCCCGCCGGGTGCTGGAACCCTATCTCGAACCCCACGAGGAGGGGGTCGGGTACGCGGTGGAGGTCCGCCACCTGGCGCCGACACCCGTGGGCGCCAGGGTGCGGGCGGTGGCGGTCCTGGAGGCGGTGGAGGGCAACCGGGTGGTCTGTCGCGTGGAAGCCTACAACGACCTGGAGAAGATCGCCGAAGGCCGGCAGGTCCAGGTGGTCCTCGACCGGGCCGCCTTCCGCCGGCGCATCGCCGAAGTCCAGCAGCGCCTGGGGACCGCGGCGGCCGGTACCCCGGGGCAGGGGCGGACCTCGCGGGAAGCCCCCGGCGTCTGA
- a CDS encoding AI-2E family transporter, with protein MPPASWRGLLSVAALAAAGLGLLYLLRGTWPPFVLALVLTYLLAPAVDFLEAYGLRRATAILLLYLLVTLAAAVAVVYLLPGFLDELNRLGTQLPGYTRRLRTLVEGVRQDAARATLPATVRQAVLQQIDRTEAWVTALLADLTGGLVEGLLGAAPLLLAPVMAFYLLNDLPRLRRWARERLGRGRRRRWLELVRAVDQVVGGFIRGQLLVAGFVGFMVTAVATFFGLRFAVLLGALAALADLIPYFGPIIGAVPVVAMAALQSPATAVKVALALLLIQWVENSVLSPRILGQRVGVHPLVVIGALLVAGHHFGLAGLLFAVPVAGLVHVLLAFAWPEWVGGIGRLAGRGPGGPSAPATGAGGGGPAPAGTAGHGRPAAGGKLRGWRPAPPQGRPPAGATPNPGHAPPPWAAGTSRPEPLEGTAPVREAPARGTPEPLPPRAPEARTGEGPQPATRRAPGAPEAAAAPPRPGRSTPRTPVPSGTKTPE; from the coding sequence ATGCCGCCGGCATCCTGGCGTGGGCTCCTCTCCGTCGCCGCCCTGGCCGCGGCCGGGCTGGGGCTCCTCTACCTGCTGCGGGGCACCTGGCCGCCCTTCGTCCTCGCCCTGGTCCTGACCTATCTTCTGGCACCGGCCGTGGACTTTCTCGAGGCCTATGGCCTGCGCCGGGCCACGGCCATCCTCCTGCTCTACCTGCTGGTCACCCTGGCGGCGGCGGTGGCCGTGGTCTATCTCCTGCCCGGTTTCCTGGACGAGCTGAACCGGCTGGGAACCCAGCTTCCGGGTTACACCCGCCGGCTGCGGACGCTGGTGGAAGGGGTCCGGCAGGACGCGGCCCGGGCGACGCTGCCCGCCACGGTGCGCCAAGCGGTGCTGCAGCAGATCGATCGCACCGAGGCCTGGGTCACTGCCCTGCTGGCCGATCTGACGGGCGGCCTGGTGGAAGGGCTGCTGGGCGCTGCGCCCCTGCTGCTGGCACCGGTCATGGCGTTCTACCTGCTCAACGACCTGCCGCGGCTGCGCCGCTGGGCACGGGAGCGCCTGGGCCGGGGGCGGCGCCGGCGCTGGCTGGAGCTGGTTCGTGCCGTGGACCAGGTGGTCGGCGGGTTCATCCGCGGGCAGCTGCTGGTGGCCGGCTTCGTGGGGTTCATGGTGACCGCCGTTGCCACCTTCTTCGGCCTCCGCTTCGCCGTGCTGCTGGGAGCCCTGGCGGCCCTGGCCGACCTGATCCCCTACTTCGGTCCGATCATCGGCGCCGTGCCCGTGGTGGCCATGGCGGCCCTCCAGTCGCCGGCCACGGCCGTCAAGGTGGCCTTGGCGCTGCTGCTGATCCAGTGGGTGGAGAACAGCGTGCTCTCGCCCCGCATCCTGGGCCAGCGGGTGGGCGTGCACCCGCTGGTGGTGATCGGCGCGCTCCTGGTGGCCGGCCACCATTTCGGCCTGGCCGGCCTGCTCTTTGCCGTTCCCGTGGCGGGACTCGTCCACGTGCTCCTGGCTTTCGCCTGGCCGGAGTGGGTGGGTGGGATCGGCCGGCTGGCGGGGCGCGGGCCGGGGGGCCCTAGCGCCCCGGCCACCGGGGCCGGCGGGGGAGGTCCGGCACCCGCCGGGACCGCCGGCCATGGGCGTCCGGCGGCAGGCGGCAAGCTCCGGGGTTGGCGGCCGGCGCCGCCCCAAGGCCGGCCGCCGGCCGGTGCCACGCCGAACCCGGGCCACGCCCCGCCACCGTGGGCGGCGGGCACCTCCCGGCCGGAGCCGTTGGAAGGGACAGCCCCCGTACGGGAGGCACCCGCCCGCGGGACACCGGAGCCGCTCCCGCCCAGGGCGCCGGAGGCGCGGACCGGCGAGGGCCCGCAGCCGGCAACCCGCCGGGCGCCGGGCGCGCCCGAGGCGGCGGCCGCCCCGCCCCGGCCGGGCCGCAGCACGCCCCGCACCCCGGTTCCGTCGGGCACGAAGACCCCGGAGTGA
- a CDS encoding pyrimidine-nucleoside phosphorylase, whose product MRAYDLIQKKRDGGTLTRQEIEWWVEGVARRTIPDEQVAAWAMAVFFRGMDARETADLTRAMAFSGGTVDLSDVPGIKVDKHSTGGVGDTTTLVLAPLVAAAGIPVAKLSGRGLGHTGGTLDKLESFPGFRVELGREAFTRQVREIGIAVAGQTADLVPADKRLYALRDVTATVDSIPLIAASIMSKKIAGGADAIVLDVKVGSGALMKTLDRALELARLMVDIGRQLDRRVVAVVTDMNQPLGRAVGNALEVREAILTLKGQGPAQLTELCLTLGGYMAWLGGKAPDPQAGRALVARHLQAGDGLAVLRRLVAAQGGDPRAVDDPDLLPQARYREVFTAPRPGYLVAMDARAVGTAAMVLGAGRTRKDDVIDLAAGLVMRKRLGERVEAGEPLVELHFNDPARLEAAREWLERAFTLAEEPAPVPPLIHAVVGADPRPAAAGHGPAAGAAAGGGGAGGAAARPHGEAGGSPAAAAASGALSGVPQAAAVGVGRKAGTGWETLHRLARAARESAVAPFSRYRVGAALETAGGRIYTGGNIENASFGLTMCAERVALFKALSEGERRFTRIVITADGPEPAFPCGACRQLLFEYAPGLEVWIDGQPAPQPIEALLPLGFRLER is encoded by the coding sequence TTGCGGGCGTACGACCTGATCCAGAAGAAGCGCGACGGCGGCACCCTGACCCGCCAGGAGATCGAGTGGTGGGTGGAGGGCGTGGCCCGCCGCACCATCCCCGACGAGCAGGTGGCCGCCTGGGCCATGGCCGTGTTCTTCCGCGGGATGGACGCCCGGGAGACGGCGGACCTCACCCGGGCCATGGCCTTCTCCGGCGGAACCGTGGACCTGAGCGACGTCCCCGGCATCAAGGTCGACAAGCACAGCACGGGGGGCGTGGGCGACACCACGACCCTGGTGCTGGCGCCCCTGGTGGCCGCTGCGGGCATCCCCGTCGCCAAGCTGTCGGGCCGCGGCCTCGGCCACACCGGCGGCACCCTGGACAAGCTGGAATCCTTCCCCGGCTTCCGGGTCGAGCTGGGCCGCGAAGCCTTCACGCGCCAGGTGCGAGAGATCGGCATCGCCGTGGCGGGCCAGACCGCCGACCTGGTGCCGGCGGACAAGCGCCTCTACGCCCTCCGGGACGTGACGGCGACGGTGGACAGCATTCCCCTGATCGCCGCCAGCATCATGTCGAAGAAGATCGCAGGGGGCGCCGACGCCATCGTCCTCGACGTCAAGGTGGGCTCGGGGGCGTTGATGAAGACCCTGGACCGCGCCCTGGAGCTGGCGCGCCTGATGGTCGACATCGGGCGGCAGCTGGACCGGCGGGTGGTGGCCGTGGTCACGGACATGAACCAGCCCCTGGGCCGGGCGGTGGGCAACGCCCTGGAGGTCCGGGAGGCCATCCTCACCCTGAAGGGCCAGGGGCCGGCCCAGCTGACCGAGCTGTGCCTGACCCTCGGCGGGTACATGGCGTGGCTGGGCGGGAAGGCGCCCGATCCCCAGGCGGGCCGGGCCCTGGTGGCCCGGCATCTGCAGGCCGGCGACGGCCTGGCTGTGCTGCGCCGGCTGGTGGCGGCCCAGGGCGGCGATCCGCGGGCCGTGGACGACCCCGACCTCTTGCCGCAAGCCCGCTACCGGGAGGTCTTCACCGCCCCGCGGCCGGGTTACCTGGTGGCCATGGACGCCCGGGCGGTGGGAACCGCCGCCATGGTGCTGGGTGCCGGCCGCACCCGCAAGGACGACGTGATCGACCTGGCGGCGGGGCTGGTGATGCGCAAGCGGCTGGGGGAGCGGGTCGAGGCCGGCGAGCCCCTGGTGGAGTTGCACTTCAACGACCCGGCCCGGCTCGAGGCAGCGCGGGAGTGGCTGGAGCGTGCCTTCACCCTGGCGGAGGAACCGGCTCCGGTGCCTCCCCTGATCCACGCGGTGGTCGGCGCCGACCCACGACCTGCGGCCGCCGGACACGGCCCGGCCGCGGGGGCTGCCGCGGGGGGCGGTGGGGCCGGGGGCGCGGCGGCCCGCCCGCACGGGGAGGCGGGCGGATCCCCGGCCGCAGCGGCGGCCTCCGGCGCGCTGTCGGGGGTTCCGCAAGCGGCGGCGGTGGGCGTGGGCCGAAAGGCCGGCACCGGCTGGGAGACGCTCCACCGCCTGGCCCGGGCGGCGCGGGAGTCGGCCGTCGCCCCCTTCTCCCGGTACCGGGTGGGTGCGGCGCTGGAGACGGCCGGCGGCCGGATCTACACCGGGGGCAACATCGAGAACGCCAGCTTCGGCCTGACCATGTGCGCCGAGCGGGTGGCGCTGTTCAAGGCGCTGTCCGAGGGGGAGCGGCGGTTCACCCGCATCGTCATCACGGCCGACGGGCCCGAGCCCGCTTTTCCCTGCGGCGCCTGCCGGCAGCTGCTCTTCGAATATGCGCCCGGGCTTGAGGTCTGGATCGACGGCCAGCCGGCGCCCCAGCCCATCGAGGCCCTGTTGCCCCTCGGCTTCCGCCTGGAACGCTGA
- a CDS encoding cysteine desulfurase family protein, with protein MERRVYLDYAATTPVRPEVRRRMMAVLEEAWGNPSSLHHAGRAARAVIDEARAQVAGLLKCRPREVIFTSGGTEADNLALKGVALAHGDRGRHIVTTAVEHPAVLHACAALERQGFDVSYVPVDGDGRVDPERVAAALRPDTILVSVMLVNNEVGTIQPVAEIARAARARGVLVHTDAVQAAGVLPLDVEALGVDLLSLSAHKIGGPKGAGALYVRAGTELLPLLDGGGQERRLRSGTENTAAIAGFGLAAELAGREREERVTRLAGLQRRLEEGLLARIPGARIHGAGAPRAPHITNVGLPGVTADTVLIQLDLEGIAASSGSACSAGTPEPSHVLQAMGLSEADAFSAVRFSLGDGTTEADIDRVLDVLPEVVERARRARSLGLVAGV; from the coding sequence GTGGAACGGCGGGTCTACCTGGACTACGCGGCGACCACGCCCGTGCGGCCCGAGGTGCGTCGGCGGATGATGGCGGTTCTGGAGGAGGCGTGGGGCAACCCGTCCAGCCTGCACCACGCCGGGCGGGCGGCCCGGGCCGTGATCGACGAGGCGCGCGCCCAGGTGGCCGGCCTGCTCAAGTGCCGGCCGCGGGAGGTGATCTTCACCTCCGGCGGCACCGAGGCCGACAACCTGGCCCTCAAGGGGGTCGCCCTGGCCCACGGCGACCGGGGCCGGCACATCGTCACCACCGCGGTGGAGCACCCCGCCGTGCTCCACGCTTGCGCCGCCCTGGAGCGGCAGGGATTCGACGTCAGCTACGTGCCGGTGGACGGCGACGGGCGCGTCGATCCCGAGCGCGTGGCGGCTGCCCTGCGGCCCGACACCATCCTGGTCTCGGTGATGCTGGTCAACAACGAGGTGGGGACGATCCAGCCCGTGGCCGAGATCGCCCGCGCGGCGCGGGCGCGGGGCGTGCTGGTCCACACCGATGCCGTCCAGGCGGCGGGCGTCTTGCCCCTGGATGTGGAGGCGCTGGGCGTCGACCTGCTTAGCCTGTCGGCCCACAAGATCGGCGGCCCCAAGGGTGCGGGCGCCCTTTATGTCCGGGCAGGGACGGAGCTGCTGCCCCTCCTGGACGGCGGGGGGCAGGAGCGGCGCCTGCGCTCGGGGACGGAGAACACGGCGGCCATCGCCGGTTTCGGCCTGGCGGCGGAACTGGCGGGCCGGGAGCGCGAGGAACGGGTGACGCGCCTGGCCGGGCTGCAGCGGCGGCTGGAGGAAGGCCTGCTGGCGCGCATTCCGGGGGCGCGGATCCACGGTGCCGGCGCACCCCGGGCGCCCCACATCACCAACGTGGGGCTGCCGGGGGTGACGGCGGATACGGTGCTGATCCAGCTGGATTTGGAAGGCATCGCGGCCTCCAGCGGCTCGGCGTGCAGCGCCGGGACCCCGGAACCGTCCCACGTGCTGCAGGCCATGGGGCTCTCCGAGGCCGACGCTTTCAGTGCCGTCCGCTTCTCCTTGGGGGACGGGACCACCGAGGCCGACATCGACCGGGTGCTGGACGTGCTGCCCGAGGTGGTGGAACGGGCGCGACGCGCCCGGAGCCTGGGCCTGGTGGCGGGCGTTTGA
- the mnmA gene encoding tRNA 2-thiouridine(34) synthase MnmA, with amino-acid sequence MGKTGKGRVLAAMSGGVDSSVMAALLRDEGYEVIGVTMQTWPAMAAEDEARYGGCCSLSAIDDARRVAERLGIPYYVMNMRQDFEEKVIDYFVEEYLRGRTPNPCIACNRYIKFDEFLRRAQALGCDYVATGHYAIVEYDDAAGRFVLRKSADRRKDQTYVLYNFTQEQLARTLLPIGRFEKSEVRRLAEAYGLVTARKPESQEICFVKDDDHHRFLEERAGDRIQPGPIYDIRGRRIGTHRGLAYYTVGQRRGLGIQSDRPMYVVRILPEQNALIVGPDTATYARGLRAVDVNWVSWPGLAGEARVTAKVRYKSPEAAAVVRPVAGRDDAVEVWFDEPQRAITPGQAVVFYDGDRVAGGGVIAEVLDPVAPGDLDDDPGAAADGGAAPGHDRSAGAAPAVMAAR; translated from the coding sequence GTGGGCAAGACCGGCAAGGGCCGTGTCCTGGCGGCCATGAGCGGCGGGGTGGACAGCTCCGTGATGGCCGCCCTGCTGCGGGACGAGGGCTACGAGGTCATCGGCGTGACCATGCAGACGTGGCCGGCCATGGCCGCCGAGGACGAGGCCCGCTACGGCGGCTGCTGCTCGCTGAGCGCCATCGACGATGCGCGCCGGGTGGCGGAGCGGCTGGGCATCCCGTACTACGTCATGAACATGCGGCAGGACTTCGAGGAGAAGGTCATCGACTATTTCGTGGAGGAGTACCTGCGCGGCCGCACGCCCAACCCGTGCATCGCGTGCAACCGCTACATCAAGTTCGACGAGTTCCTGCGGCGGGCCCAGGCCCTGGGCTGCGACTACGTGGCCACCGGCCACTACGCCATCGTGGAGTATGACGACGCCGCCGGCCGGTTCGTCCTGCGCAAGTCGGCGGACCGGCGCAAGGACCAGACCTACGTGCTCTACAACTTCACCCAGGAGCAGCTGGCCCGGACCCTGCTGCCCATCGGGCGGTTCGAGAAGAGTGAGGTGCGCCGCCTGGCCGAGGCCTACGGCCTGGTGACGGCGCGCAAGCCCGAAAGCCAGGAGATCTGCTTCGTCAAGGACGATGACCACCACCGGTTTCTGGAGGAACGGGCCGGTGACCGCATCCAGCCCGGGCCCATCTACGACATTCGCGGGCGGCGCATCGGCACCCACCGCGGCCTGGCCTACTACACCGTGGGCCAGCGGCGCGGCCTGGGCATCCAGAGCGACCGGCCCATGTACGTGGTGCGGATCCTGCCCGAGCAGAACGCGCTGATCGTGGGGCCGGACACCGCCACCTACGCCCGGGGCCTGCGGGCGGTGGACGTCAACTGGGTGTCCTGGCCCGGGCTGGCGGGCGAGGCGCGGGTCACCGCCAAGGTGCGGTACAAGTCGCCCGAGGCGGCAGCGGTGGTGCGGCCGGTAGCGGGCCGCGACGACGCGGTGGAGGTCTGGTTCGACGAGCCCCAGCGGGCCATCACCCCCGGGCAGGCGGTGGTCTTCTACGACGGCGACCGGGTGGCCGGCGGCGGCGTGATCGCCGAGGTGCTGGATCCCGTGGCGCCCGGCGACCTGGACGACGACCCCGGGGCGGCGGCCGATGGCGGGGCGGCGCCCGGCCACGACCGTTCCGCCGGCGCGGCGCCGGCGGTCATGGCGGCGCGGTAG
- a CDS encoding AAA family ATPase, with translation MARRKNPGPGREGPADDLFTLAAQERARREAPLAERMRPRTLEEFVGQQHLVGPGRLLRRAIEADRLGSIILWGPPGSGKTTLARIIARTTRAHFEPLNAVTAGVADLRRVVEEAKERRALEGRSTVLFVDEVHRWNRAQQDALLPHLESGLVALIGATTENPYFACVPPLVSRARIFRLEPLSDEDVRRLLLRALADPERGLGNYRVEVEPEALDHLVRVAGGDARSALNALELAVLTTPPGEDGVRRITLAVAEESIQKRALAYDPTGDEHYDHLSALIKSIRGSDPDAAVYWLARMLYAGEDPRAIARRLLVHAAEDVGLADPRALQVAAAAATAAEQVGMPEARIPLAEAVLYLATAPKSNAVIKAIDAAWKAVEERAIAGVPRHLRDAHYPGARALGHGKGYRYPHDYPGHFVRQQYLPDELLGARFYEPSDQGYEGRLAPLIEARRGPVPRHRPGGPAGTGAATASAGTGGAGREEPEGAGAGGTGTPSPPRED, from the coding sequence TTGGCGCGCAGGAAGAACCCTGGACCCGGGCGGGAAGGTCCCGCCGACGACCTCTTCACGCTCGCGGCGCAGGAGCGGGCGCGCCGCGAGGCCCCCCTGGCCGAGCGCATGCGCCCCCGCACCCTGGAGGAGTTCGTGGGCCAGCAGCACCTGGTGGGACCGGGGCGGCTGTTGCGGCGCGCCATCGAAGCCGACCGCCTGGGCTCCATCATCCTCTGGGGGCCGCCGGGGTCGGGGAAGACGACCCTGGCGCGGATCATCGCCCGCACCACCCGCGCCCACTTCGAACCGCTCAACGCCGTCACCGCGGGCGTGGCCGACCTGCGCCGGGTGGTGGAGGAGGCCAAGGAGCGCCGCGCCCTGGAAGGACGGTCGACGGTGCTCTTCGTCGACGAGGTGCACCGGTGGAACCGGGCCCAGCAGGACGCCCTGCTGCCCCACCTGGAGAGCGGGCTGGTGGCGCTGATCGGCGCCACCACGGAGAACCCCTACTTCGCCTGCGTCCCGCCCCTGGTCTCCCGGGCCCGGATCTTCCGCCTGGAACCCCTGTCCGACGAGGACGTGCGCCGGCTTTTGCTGCGCGCCCTGGCCGATCCCGAGCGGGGCCTTGGCAACTACCGGGTGGAGGTGGAGCCCGAGGCCCTGGACCACCTGGTGCGGGTGGCCGGCGGCGATGCCCGGTCGGCGCTGAACGCCCTGGAACTGGCGGTGCTGACCACCCCGCCCGGGGAGGACGGGGTGCGCCGCATCACCCTGGCCGTCGCCGAGGAGTCCATCCAGAAGCGCGCCCTGGCCTACGACCCCACGGGGGACGAGCACTACGACCACCTGTCCGCCCTGATCAAGAGCATCCGCGGGTCGGACCCCGACGCCGCCGTCTACTGGCTGGCCCGCATGCTCTACGCCGGGGAAGACCCCCGCGCCATCGCCCGGCGCCTGCTGGTCCACGCCGCCGAGGACGTCGGCCTGGCCGACCCGCGCGCCCTGCAGGTGGCGGCGGCGGCCGCCACCGCGGCCGAGCAGGTGGGGATGCCCGAGGCCCGCATCCCCCTGGCCGAAGCCGTGCTCTACCTGGCCACGGCGCCCAAGAGCAACGCGGTGATCAAGGCCATCGACGCGGCCTGGAAGGCCGTGGAGGAACGGGCCATCGCCGGCGTGCCGCGCCACCTGCGGGACGCCCACTACCCGGGGGCGCGGGCCCTGGGCCACGGCAAGGGGTACCGCTACCCCCACGACTATCCCGGCCACTTCGTCCGGCAGCAGTACCTGCCCGACGAGCTGCTGGGCGCCCGCTTCTACGAGCCCAGCGACCAGGGGTACGAAGGCCGCCTGGCGCCCCTGATCGAGGCACGCCGCGGGCCGGTTCCCCGGCACCGGCCGGGCGGGCCGGCCGGGACGGGCGCCGCAACCGCCTCGGCCGGCACCGGCGGCGCGGGCCGGGAGGAACCGGAGGGGGCCGGCGCCGGCGGCACAGGAACCCCCTCGCCACCCCGCGAAGACTAG
- the ltaE gene encoding low-specificity L-threonine aldolase, with the protein MADFIDFRSDTVTQPTPAMRRAMAEAEVGDDVYGEDPTVRRLEEAAAERLGKEAGLFFPSGTMANQAAVLTHTRRGDEVLLEEESHIYYYEVGGVALLAGCQVRPLPSRRGVLDPAVVEAAIRPANIHFPPPRLLCLENTHNRWGGTVMTAEQTAAVAEVAHRHGLKVHLDGARIFNAAVALGVPAAQLAAPADSVMFSLSKGLGCPVGSLLVGDRDFIAEARRYRKALGGGMRQAGILAAAGLVALEEMIDRLAEDHALARRLAEGLANLPGVQVDLETVQTNMVMADVSATGRTAYQLAEALAAAGVKVNAVDVRRLRWVTHKDVGPADADRALAIFHRILTDG; encoded by the coding sequence GTGGCGGACTTCATCGACTTCCGCAGCGATACCGTGACCCAACCCACGCCGGCCATGCGCCGCGCCATGGCGGAGGCCGAGGTGGGCGACGACGTCTACGGCGAGGACCCCACCGTCCGCCGGCTGGAAGAAGCCGCGGCCGAGCGGCTGGGCAAGGAGGCGGGCCTGTTCTTCCCCAGCGGCACCATGGCGAACCAGGCGGCGGTGCTGACCCACACCCGCCGCGGCGACGAGGTCCTGCTGGAGGAGGAATCCCACATCTACTACTACGAGGTGGGGGGCGTGGCGCTGCTGGCGGGCTGCCAGGTGCGGCCCTTGCCCTCGCGGCGTGGCGTCCTGGACCCGGCGGTGGTGGAGGCGGCCATCCGCCCCGCCAACATCCACTTCCCGCCGCCGCGGCTGCTGTGCCTGGAGAACACCCACAACCGCTGGGGCGGCACGGTGATGACGGCCGAGCAGACGGCGGCGGTGGCGGAGGTGGCCCACCGGCACGGGCTCAAGGTGCACCTGGACGGTGCCCGCATCTTCAACGCGGCGGTGGCGCTGGGCGTGCCCGCGGCCCAACTGGCGGCTCCGGCCGACTCCGTCATGTTCAGCCTGTCCAAGGGGCTGGGTTGCCCCGTGGGCTCGCTGCTGGTGGGCGACCGGGACTTCATCGCCGAGGCCCGCCGTTACCGCAAGGCCCTGGGCGGCGGCATGCGCCAGGCCGGCATCCTGGCGGCGGCCGGGCTGGTGGCCCTGGAGGAGATGATCGACCGCCTGGCCGAGGACCACGCCCTGGCCCGCCGGCTGGCGGAGGGTCTGGCGAACCTTCCCGGCGTGCAGGTGGATCTGGAGACGGTGCAGACCAACATGGTGATGGCGGACGTCAGCGCCACGGGCCGTACGGCCTACCAGCTGGCCGAAGCCCTGGCGGCGGCGGGGGTGAAGGTCAACGCCGTCGACGTCCGCCGGTTGCGGTGGGTCACCCACAAGGACGTGGGGCCGGCCGACGCCGACCGGGCGCTGGCCATCTTCCACCGGATCCTGACGGACGGCTGA